The proteins below are encoded in one region of Hordeum vulgare subsp. vulgare chromosome 3H, MorexV3_pseudomolecules_assembly, whole genome shotgun sequence:
- the LOC123444149 gene encoding uncharacterized protein LOC123444149 isoform X2, whose product MGCGGGGGGGGDADGDDEARGKEDALASSRLLDPEFKPSKLSQDQLDKFKELHKKRLQLKEKTKSKGKPKGRAGTNTNVANDSQFSNKDKSIDSAAIDVQHTTSTTGAQAMYINSTGSKVDVSLRLL is encoded by the exons ATGGggtgcggaggcggaggcgggggCGGAGGAGATGCTGATGGAGACGACGAGGCGAGGGGAAAGGAGGATGCGCTCGCATCCAGTAGGCTCCTCGATCCGGAATTCAAGCCCTCCAAGCTGTCCCAAGATCAGCTCGACAAGTTCAAG GAATTACACAAGAAACGGCTACAActaaaggaaaaaacaaaatccAAAGGAAAACCTAAAG GAAGAGCTGGGACGAATACAAATGTAGCGAATGATTCTCAATTTAGCAATAAGGATAAATCAATTGATAGTGCCGCAATAGATGTACAGCATACAACATCGACTACAGGAGCCCAAGCG ATGTACATCAATTCGACAGGATCAAAAGTTGATGTGTCCCTTCGTTTACTGTGA
- the LOC123444149 gene encoding uncharacterized protein LOC123444149 isoform X1, with product MGCGGGGGGGGDADGDDEARGKEDALASSRLLDPEFKPSKLSQDQLDKFKELHKKRLQLKEKTKSKGKPKGRAGTNTNVANDSQFSNKDKSIDSAAIDVQHTTSTTGAQANLAPSLPLRNKRKLHWGLDVKERWERKANM from the exons ATGGggtgcggaggcggaggcgggggCGGAGGAGATGCTGATGGAGACGACGAGGCGAGGGGAAAGGAGGATGCGCTCGCATCCAGTAGGCTCCTCGATCCGGAATTCAAGCCCTCCAAGCTGTCCCAAGATCAGCTCGACAAGTTCAAG GAATTACACAAGAAACGGCTACAActaaaggaaaaaacaaaatccAAAGGAAAACCTAAAG GAAGAGCTGGGACGAATACAAATGTAGCGAATGATTCTCAATTTAGCAATAAGGATAAATCAATTGATAGTGCCGCAATAGATGTACAGCATACAACATCGACTACAGGAGCCCAAGCG AATCTTGCACCATCCCTGCCATTGAGGAACAAAAGGAAGTTGCATTGGGG GCTTGATGTTAAAGAACGGTGGGAGAGGAAAGCGAACATGTGA